The following are from one region of the Hydrogenophaga sp. BPS33 genome:
- a CDS encoding class I SAM-dependent methyltransferase encodes MNRRVHDAVAAGYNSGSGIIADKNREVAQHLAERLRPRPGPLAVADLGVGDGAMLAQLAALGLPLEMTGLDVSAAMLRLAQARIPLKAVHAPAQRAREVLPAAAFDAVLAHFILAYVDRHTLLAQARDLLAPGGVLSLVTTTEEGGGPFFEGLDRFFLTSRNPLKRAMGRLCERGIAQSHVPKSYASLEAEIRVAGLVVLRRDTMRQHITFENAEDAYRFGIEEGWAANFLAMPGVPVRAAQALARWGTRQATYPFSFTQVIEMLEIGVAPTGSATEDGG; translated from the coding sequence ATGAACCGGCGTGTGCACGACGCCGTCGCGGCCGGCTACAACTCGGGCAGCGGGATCATTGCGGACAAGAACCGCGAGGTCGCGCAGCATCTGGCCGAACGTTTGCGCCCACGCCCGGGCCCGCTGGCCGTGGCCGATCTGGGCGTGGGCGATGGGGCCATGCTGGCCCAGCTGGCGGCCTTGGGCCTGCCCCTGGAGATGACCGGCCTGGACGTCTCGGCCGCGATGCTGCGGCTGGCCCAGGCACGGATACCGCTGAAGGCCGTGCACGCCCCCGCACAACGCGCGCGCGAGGTGCTGCCAGCGGCAGCGTTCGACGCGGTGCTCGCGCATTTCATCCTGGCGTATGTGGACCGCCACACCCTGCTGGCGCAAGCCCGTGACTTGTTGGCGCCGGGCGGCGTGCTCTCGCTCGTGACCACCACCGAGGAAGGCGGCGGTCCGTTCTTCGAGGGGCTCGACCGCTTTTTCCTGACGTCGCGCAACCCGCTCAAACGCGCCATGGGCCGGCTCTGCGAACGCGGGATCGCGCAGTCCCACGTGCCCAAAAGCTACGCCTCGCTCGAAGCGGAGATCCGTGTCGCCGGCCTGGTGGTACTGCGGCGCGACACCATGCGCCAGCACATCACGTTCGAGAATGCCGAAGACGCCTACCGCTTCGGCATCGAAGAGGGCTGGGCCGCCAACTTCCTCGCCATGCCCGGTGTGCCGGTGCGCGCAGCGCAGGCGCTCGCGCGCTGGGGCACGCGGCAAGCCACTTACCCGTTCTCGTTCACCCAGGTGATCGAAATGCTGGAAATCGGCGTCGCACCGACGGGCAGCGCCACCGAGGACGGCGGTTGA
- a CDS encoding cyclic nucleotide-binding domain-containing protein gives MSPPENASTDPEAWRQNLFLAHVPREFVDHLQAVVERRAYAPGEAIVNEGDKADRVFLLTAGRVGIYKGTDGARLGSVEAGASFGEMGVLSGAPRSATVTAETDVVTWSIAQQGLQVFRERTGVDLFALSMRAHADALGERLTRVSDVAAQWQRDRMEQYRIRVSFGTLFTHVILMVFVYTSALGVLRGFSSSASSSTLTSAALLVLMAVGSAWIMKASGFAPQTFGFTLARWRWVLLESLGWSAVFCAVLTLGKWALLQWSPAHAGMPMFEPWVSPAGAMATLLAYGLYVLLSPVQEFVARGLMQGSLARMLTGRWVPLQAVVVSNAVFSISHQHLGLGYALAVFVPGLFWGWLYHRHGSLLGVSVSHVIIGLWGTGVLDLARLVG, from the coding sequence ATGAGCCCTCCAGAAAACGCCTCGACCGACCCCGAGGCCTGGCGCCAGAACCTGTTTCTGGCGCACGTGCCCCGCGAGTTTGTCGACCATCTGCAGGCGGTCGTGGAGCGGCGCGCGTACGCGCCGGGGGAGGCCATCGTGAACGAGGGCGACAAGGCCGATCGCGTGTTCCTGCTCACCGCCGGACGGGTCGGCATCTACAAGGGCACGGACGGCGCGCGGCTGGGCAGTGTGGAGGCCGGCGCGTCGTTTGGCGAGATGGGGGTCTTGTCCGGCGCGCCGCGCTCGGCCACGGTCACCGCGGAGACGGACGTGGTGACCTGGTCGATCGCGCAGCAAGGCTTGCAGGTGTTTCGAGAGCGCACGGGCGTGGACCTCTTTGCCTTGTCGATGCGTGCCCATGCCGACGCGTTGGGGGAGCGGCTCACCCGTGTGAGCGATGTGGCGGCGCAATGGCAGCGCGACCGCATGGAACAGTACCGCATCCGGGTGTCTTTCGGCACCTTGTTCACCCATGTGATCCTGATGGTGTTCGTCTACACCTCGGCACTCGGGGTGTTGCGCGGGTTCTCGAGTTCCGCCAGTTCGAGCACGCTCACGAGCGCAGCCTTGTTGGTGCTGATGGCCGTGGGCTCTGCATGGATCATGAAGGCCAGCGGCTTCGCGCCCCAGACCTTCGGCTTCACCTTGGCGCGCTGGCGTTGGGTGCTGTTGGAGAGCCTCGGGTGGAGCGCGGTGTTCTGCGCCGTGCTCACGCTGGGCAAATGGGCGTTGTTGCAATGGAGCCCGGCCCACGCCGGCATGCCGATGTTCGAGCCATGGGTGTCGCCCGCGGGCGCCATGGCGACCCTGCTCGCCTACGGCCTGTATGTGCTGCTCTCGCCGGTGCAGGAGTTCGTGGCCCGCGGGCTGATGCAGGGGTCGCTCGCTCGCATGCTCACCGGCCGCTGGGTGCCTCTGCAGGCGGTGGTGGTGTCCAACGCCGTTTTCTCGATCAGCCACCAGCACCTAGGCCTGGGCTATGCGCTGGCGGTGTTCGTCCCCGGTCTGTTCTGGGGCTGGCTCTACCACCGCCACGGCTCACTGCTGGGCGTGTCCGTGTCGCACGTGATCATCGGCCTGTGGGGCACAGGTGTGCTCGATCTGGCCCGCCTGGTCGGCTGA